From the genome of Danaus plexippus chromosome 30, MEX_DaPlex, whole genome shotgun sequence, one region includes:
- the LOC116776650 gene encoding tRNA pseudouridine(38/39) synthase, whose product MSKQINKLPPKQRKTKGLSREELMNMDKNELVDRIIQLEAHTTQLKNIISKSEPVTENIQGYNNQRKFDFTKCNFRRVLLHIIYFGWDYHGLAVQEDSTHTIEHYLFNALVKSCLIESREQSQYHRCGRTDKGVSAFGQIISISLRSKLEPSSTDYSSEIQYCKILNRLFPRDIKAVAWMPIPDDRPDFSARFDCKGRQYKYYFPKSNLNITAMREGCRQLIGSHDFRHLCKMDVGNGVTEFTRRVVSADIIALDKDCEQTTSMYALVIEGNAFLWHQIRCIMGVLLLVGQGHESPGIIAELLDVEANPRKPQYNMALDLPLNLFRCRYDVKSRWVYDDEELKYIITNLQADWTLYNVKSTMIKDAVEHLEGVLYDLSKEGKKCDRDGEYNDLGRREMQDKEDVALEGDQDKICDRDRNLVELGENEKEDDNNKCERDRGLKELEGKETGDRIISHAECLLQGVKPKIYTPLLKRQTCSSLQERLQYYRKKRKVGSGSDDEEIK is encoded by the exons atgtcgaaacaaattaataaattaccacCAAAACAGAGAAAAACTAAAGGTTTATCTAGAGAGGAGCTTATGAATAtggataaaaat gaATTAGTTGATAGAATAATACAGTTGGAAGCTCACACTAcgcaacttaaaaatataataagcaaaAGTGAACCAGTTACAGAGAATATACAGGGTTACAataatcaaagaaaatttgatttcacgaa gtGTAACTTCCGACGGGTTCTgctacatataatatacttcGGCTGGGATTACCACGGGCTGGCCGTCCAAGAGGATTCAACGCACACAATTGAGCATTACCTCTTCAACGCCCTCGTCAAGTCGTGTCTCATTGAGAGTAGAGAACAGTCACAGTACCATCGATGTGGAAGGACAGATAAAGGCGTCAGTGCCTTCGGACAG atAATATCTATATCATTACGGAGCAAACTGGAACCGTCTTCAACCGACTACTCATCCGAGATCCAATACTGCAAGATCCTTAACAGATTGTTTCCGAGGGATATTAAAGCGGTAGCCTGGATGCCCATCCCTGATGATAGACCAGATTTCAGTGCAAG ATTCGACTGTAAGGGCCGGCAGTACAAGTACTATTTCCCGAAATCTAATCTCAATATAACCGCTATGAGGGAGGGCTGTCGCCAGCTCATCGGTTCACACGACTTCCGCCACCTCTGCAAGATGGACGTGGGGAACGGCGTCACTGAGTTCACAAGGCGCGTTGTATCAGCTGACATTATAGCTCTGGATAAGGATTGCGAACAGA caACATCGATGTACGCGTTAGTGATAGAAGGTAATGCGTTTCTGTGGCATCAGATCAGGTGTATCATGGGCGTGTTGTTGCTCGTGGGCCAAGGACACGAGAGCCCGGGTATCATAGCCGAATTACTGGACGTCGAAGCAAATCCAcg CAAACCTCAATACAATATGGCTCTGGATTTGCCGTTGAACCTGTTCCGCTGCAGATATGATGTGAAGAGCCGCTGGGTTTATGACGACGAGGAGCTCAAATACATCATCACCAACTTACAGGCGGACTGGACCTTGTATAATGTCAA ATCCACCATGATAAAAGATGCTGTGGAACATTTGGAAGGTGTCCTATATGACTTGAGCAAGGAGGGGAAAAAGTGTGACAGAGACGGAGAATATAACGACCTTGGAAGGAGAGAGATGCAAGATAAGGAAGATGTAGCGTTAGAGGGCGACCAAGATAAAATATGTGACAGAGACAGAAATTTAGTAGAGTTGGGAGAGAACGAGAAAGAAGATGATAACAATAAGTGCGAGAGAGACAGGGGATTAAAAGAGTTGGAAGGGAAAGAGACGGGAGATAGAATAATATCGCACGCAGAATGCCTGCTACAAGGAGTCAaaccaaaaatatacacaCCGCTGTTGAAAAGACAAACCTGCT CGAGTCTGCAGGAACGATTGCAATACTACAGGAAGAAAAGGAAAGTGGGGAGCGGTTCTGAtgatgaagaaataaaataa